From a region of the Paralichthys olivaceus isolate ysfri-2021 chromosome 4, ASM2471397v2, whole genome shotgun sequence genome:
- the ciz1b gene encoding cdkn1a interacting zinc finger protein 1b codes for MVKQQRRTDRSFLPAAGSSVEQVRFHIGPVQRRPPASLHQGSGRKWAGSGTGSADSWQRCSSSTTTEEERGNTHGDLGLGGSGETKRARLDGITESSAQVPASCDQPANESSLAGDGVSCRVPPLDQQVAAELSEDSRAAELQSVGSLKVTIQRSSESREFGQTDSTAETQTGGLHCHVCNLTCRSVQVFHEHMSGAEHMKKLQEITHSINLNTHTLQDRGRRPHTQRWCDSCQTHFSGDIIIHRQTKQHKMCKQLCRPFCPVCKRHFRTPRKFVEHMKSPQHKQKVHQQEAQEEELITVDAVGCFEGEKEEVEVAEEEEEEEEEEEEEKEGDAKKEAADEKVLQTADTDDYTPHTTYGSSFVVPVSGFLCRLCNKFFQREMTARHTHCRTRTHYLNLQRSQKKQDEDTPPVT; via the exons ATGGTGAAGCAGCAGcggaggacagacag GAGTTTTCTTCCTGCAGCAGGAAGCAGTGTGGAGCAGGTTCGATTCCATATTGGTCCTGTACAGAGGAGACCGCCGGCGTCGCTGCACCAG ggtTCAGGCAGGAAGTGGGCGGGCTCAGGGACAGGAAGTGCTGACAGCTGGCAgcgctgcagcagctccaccaccacagaagaagagagaggaaatacACATGGAGACCTGGGACTGGGAGGTTcaggagagacaaagagggcGAGACTGGATGG AATCACAGAGTCGTCTGCTCAGGTCCCGGCATCATGTGATCAACCAGCCAATGAGAGCAGCTTGGCAGGAG ATGGTGTTTCCTGCAGAGTTCCCCCTCttgaccagcaggtggcagcagagCTTAGTGAGGacagcagagcagctgag ctgCAGAGTGTGGGGTCACTAAAGGTCACCATCCAGCGGAGCAGTGAGAGCAGAGAGtttggacagacagacagtacggcagagacacagacaggtggacTCCACTGTCACGTCTGTAACCTCACCTGTCGCTCTGTACAG gtgtttcATGAACACATGTCAGGAGCAGAGCACATGAAGAAACTTCAGGAGATCACACACTCCATcaacctcaacacacacacattgcaggacag GGGGCGTCGGCCTCACACTCAGCGCTGGTGTGACTCCTGTCAGACTCACTTCAgtggtgacatcatcatccatcgacagacaaaacaacacaag ATGTGTAAGCAGCTGTGTCGTCCCTTCTGTCCCGTGTGTAAACGTCACTTCAGGACTCCCAGGAAGTTTGTGGAACACATGAAGtctccacaacacaaacagaag GTACACCAGCAGGAggcgcaggaggaggagctgatcACAGTGGATGCTGTCGGCTGCTTcgagggggagaaggaggaagtAGAAGtagctgaagaagaagaagaggaagaagaagaggaagaagaagaaaaggagggtGATGCAAAAAAAGAGGCAGCAGATGAGAAAGTGTTGCAG acagctgacactgatgaCTACACCCCCCACACTACTTACG GAAGTAGTTTTGTGGTTCCTGTGTCTGGTTTCCTGTGTCGACTCTGCAACAAGTTTTTTCAAAGAGAGATGACGgcacgacacacacactgcaggacaCGCACACACTACCTGAAcctgcag aggaGTCAGAAGAAACAAGACGAGGACACGCCTCCTGTGACTTGA